ATGAGACTGTCTCTGTTCACTAACAATTTTATAGCTAGCTTGCTATAATGGACAAGAACAGACAGATGTTCAATTTTAGCTTTGATGAGATGGAGGAATACATGGTCAGGGAACTCTAAAGCTAAAGGGCTAACATCAGAGTTATCTTATAGAAACAGGCTGACATCTAATGCTAACTTCTCCAACaagctaacatcagtgttagcttcgACAACAATTATGGTCTGAGTAGCTTTTCAAATCGTAGCATTTCAGTGTTCATGTGTTTCCCCATATTATTGCCATGTGTGGTATTGCAGTGAGGAAAGTGAGGAAATTCTTCAGTTAGGACAGTTCTGTAATAGCTAAAGTCCCATCCTCAGAAAGGATAGGATTTTTTGCTAAATGCAgtttggacatttttctgtaatgaCGCCCCattttacaattaaaaaatatagcACCAACTATCACTATGCTTAAGAGAAAATCCAAGAAACAAAAATCCTAATGtgatgaatttaaaaatctCTTGTCGAGATTCTCCATGAAAAGGGTTTTAAAGATGTTCCCCAGGTCGCAAACAACTCACATTTCTGTAATACAGAAACATCTCCTTGAAGGCCATGAAATCAATGAATGTAAGCAGCATGTCAAAGATGTCACCCGACACCTCCTCTTTGTGTTGCCTGCAGATGGAAGacagacatactgtatgatGAGTCTCTTCACATTTTTCAATGTACTTTTGTGCCACCTAGTGGCCCACAGCAAAAATAACATGAGCAACAGGTGCAGCAAAGGAATTACTGTCCGAGCGGACCGATCGCTTTCAAAGACGGTCATTTGTGTCACCAGCTGAATTAAAGCAGCTGAGTTGATGTAAGAGGAAAACTGAAAGAATCAAATGGCTTCAGGGGAGATTTGCGATGTCACATCTTACATGAGCAGCTCTGTGAAAGTGTTCATGTTGAAGCCAGGGATCCTCATcgtcagctgctgctccaggtGTTTCTCCAGCAGGTCAACCTACACAACAGACACGACTGTTGCTATGAATTTTATCAGTAAGAAGACATTATATTTGGTAGAGCTGTAGGTTGAAAAGATAGACAAGGTGATACATCTATAACAATCCTGAAGGTATCTATATCTAATACATAATTACCTCAGGAATAAATCTGTTATCTAATAAATTAGATACTCATATGTCAAAATCCTTGATGACAGGAGTGGGAGTTACATTAGATCTCATGTGAGATACCCATCAACTCACATATTCATTGAAGATTGGTGTGTAGCTGAGCTTGTTCTCGTCAGAGTCCTCAAACTCCAGGTAGTGTTTCTCCatgaagctctgctgaagctgctGGAACTCCTCCTCTAAAAGAAAAGTACAGATATGTGGAAAATCACAAGAGATTTCTATATCTTCAATTCATTTAGCATTCTGGCCTTTTGAACACTTCTTTCACCACTGTATACAGAAAATGTAATGCACATAAAATAAGTATATCTTATAATTTTGCAAATGTTGGTCcctctgatttgtttttcatttataaagTATTCTCTCTAGGTTTTTGGACTCACAGTTTATTTAGATAGGTCTCCCACAGaacaagaaaagacaagacTGACTCAATTGCTTGAAGCACCGAAGTCCAAATTCTATTTCTAAGCACAAAGACTGGTGACACATGTTTTACAACATAAGACAATGACAATTGCTTCTCACCGCAGGTTGCTGAAAATATCATCTTTCACAAagtaatataaaacaaaatcatacCCATGATGATGTTCTCTATGCAGCCAATAACAGCATCAAAAGCAGTGTCTGCAGCTGAGGAActggagggagaaaaacaagagtAAGGTTTTATCACTTGGAGGTAGACTTTAAGTGATATGACTCAAACAGCAGTAAGAACTGGTATTATATTATCATTCAGTACAGCCAGTGTAGGCAGGCTGTAAACCTGTCAGAGTAAAAGCTGGGATATTGGCTTAACAGCATCCCAAACTGAATGAGATCCATAATAAAGCAAACACAGCTACTTCTCTGTCAGAGTTGCTGCACAGTATATATGTTATGTGCTACAGAGGATATGCAATATATCACCATATCACAGCTATGTATTAACTTGTATTGATGTATTAATAGTAATTTACTGTGGACTTGGACTTGACTGCTGTGACACTTGAGACATATCCTGAGCCTCTAAAGCCAATGCTCAATTCTCAGGTTTTGACCTGGTAAAGTCCCATTTGCATTTAACTTAGAGCACTTGGCTCCACAAAGCCAAAACTATTTTTAAGCAGCTGAATTGCACCTTGACAAGCAATTTGCTTATAAAGTGACTTGACTTCAACTTTCCCTGCCGTAATCAAGGCCTGACTTAAGTTTCCATTTGGGCTTCTCTCAAATTACTTTAAAGCAGCTCTGGACAACCCACCTGGAAAGAGCCAAGTTTTCTTCGGCCATGTCAATCATTTCTACGTTGTTGTCTCCACAGCCCCCGATATCTGGAGAATGAGGTGAGGCATCATCTGAATTGTCACGTTTTGGTCAAATTAGctgttataaaaaaaacagctacgCTAACAAGCAAAagccttttttaaacaaacGATAAATTGATGTATAATCATAAAGCTACCTGTCACTAAACAACAACGTAACGTAGTTAGCGTTAGCTTGTTGACTGGCTAAGTAAaggttagctaacgttagctaacagcATGTGACGCTGTCGTCTAATGTATACTAACTGTCGAGGTTTTTTTAGCTATGTTCTTTATTGTTTACGCGTCAAAAGTGAAACCGTACACATTCTCTGGGCTGCATTAAAGAGCGTTTGATGAATATAATTTACGTACTTCGTTCCTGGATGTCcatgttgttaaaataaatcGCTACCGTGGATGGTAAATAGCGAACGTAATGTTGTTGCCAAGGAAACGGCGCAAGTGTGTGCACCTTTGCGTCCCCTCCGGTAGAACAAAGTCTAAACGCGTTGGTTCCTACCTGAGTAACAATCAGGCAGGATTATAGTAGTTTAGTCTAACTTCATTAATACTTTAAACATTAGTATCTGACGTTTCTTTGGTTGTGATCGACTTGTTATTTCAAGAACTAACGTCTGTGTAgatacatttatataatttatttatatatgtattttttacaaTCAGATCATCAATCTTGTCTGCGAGACCAAAGGAGATTTGAGACGTAAATAAAAAGCActcagaaatacacaaaaaaaacaaaaacaaaaaaataaacaaaacacatgtacaTACATTTATTACAAATATCACAATCCAGGAAACAACAATTCTCCAATCAATCACATCTTTGGGAACTCTGGGGCAAAATTCCTTATATAGATGTTTTAAATACAACTCACAACTTATTCCTGAACTTCATCTCCAACCGCGGAGACAACCATATCATTTCTCTCACCTGCATGTATAAGGTGCATGAGGAAATACAAGATAGCGAACAGTGAACAGACCAGTCTTTCGTCACACTGAGAGAGGCATGTTATCTTTTAGAAATCATTCCAGTATAGTTCAAATGATTTTACAGACCCTGTTCATGCAATTTGGTGGAGTAGCAACTCTTTCATTAACAATTTGACCAAAATAAATTCTTAATTATAGCTGTGATAAGTTAAAatgtcattgatttttctttttaaattgtacaaacagaattttttttgaACCAGAATTTCTTTCACATGTTCATTTCAACACTTGTTACTAATACAAATGTCAGTCAGTCAACCCAGAGATGTTTCAAGTAAAGGACGGACAGAAAGATAGACAGAAAACATACGGTTCTTataaagacagaagaaagatgaaaaaaatggcaaaatgaaAATAGTGAGATGTGCCATGTTATATAAAGCACAGAGAGGGAAACCACATTTTACTCAGTCTGAGCCCATCAACTGGAAGATACACTTCCAACCTGACAAACTTGTTTGACAAGATCAAGATCAATTCTGTATACAAGAAGTCCAACTAAGAGTCCTGTGATTTGTAGCAAGTGAAACACAAATACACTTGTTTCTGTGCTGAAGCCCACACTCTTGGTGATGTTAGTGTGCTGTGGGTAGTTTCTTTGCTAATGTATGTCAAGTATTCCAATGCCAAATCAGACTCCAAATGACAGCATCTTAAGAATTCAGTCAACTGATAACAGGAAAAATGATTCActgaaacatttcacatttgttttcaaacaatttACTTATTGGCTAAtacaacactgtcaaatcaaCAAAACCAGTTGTACCTCAGCCAAGTCTCTACATCGGTGGTCtccatttataaaacaaaaattaaatcacATCTTGTGGATTGAAAAAAAGTCGTCTTGATACAGACGCATGTGTTTGTaaccacaaacaaaaattaAGACATATTTACTTACAATGCCCCTCAATTGAGCATGACTCTTGGTGGAGCTGCATTACAAGTTGTTGCCAAATTGTTAGCACCAATCAAGCAATCCCAGATTAATTCAGTAGGTGGTGCTGTTGGAAATTCAATTGTACACAACCACCTAACTGGCTCTTCAAACATATGCACTTATTattggagaaaaacaaacaaacatgtgatTTAATTTACTGAACTTTCTGTAAATTCTAATCCCTGTATCTTTATTTGTTGTGGCTGTTACATACATGACCAAGACTCATGAAATATCAACATCTGAGCAAAGACaataaagcacaaaaagcaGCAGGGTCAGCCGTGCTGAAAATCAATTAGTCCTAATACAGATTCAAGTATTTCGGCTTTTTTTACTGGTCGTAAACCAAGAAATATATCACTAATGTTCTCTGTAGtataaaatctgattttattttttaaatttgcttttGTAAACTGAATCAGAAAACTGAACCCTAGGATTAATTCTACAAGCTGCCCAAAGGACAGGTGTTGGTACAACCTTGAGAAAAGAGAATGAAAATGCTACCTCGAGAACACCATCATTTGCATTTCTATGcccaaaaacaagaaaatgagatAGATCTCAAATTTATCTGTACCTTGGGTTTAATACTGTTTCTTTTCTGCTATTCAACCCTTTCAGATCTGCAGACATGTGCATGACAGTGATGGGATTAAATAGTAGTAGCCTCTGGGCTGAAAGCGCAGTGGGATCCTCGTATCATAGAAAGGATGTCTGATAACTCTACGCAGGGGCTTGCAGATGAGAAGTTGGGGCTGTctggacaaaatgtttctgctcctcacttctgctgtttttgtctgaaaaacacactgatggtAGAAAGTTGACGATCCTTGGCCCAGCTTCTGCAGTGAGTTGTCAGAAGGATACAAAAGAGGAGATGTAGTGAAATGAGGGAAAGATCCTGGGGATCCAGATGTGATTGAAATccccctcctctcatctcctttcGTTCTTGTCTCCACCTCACCATCGTCGCCTCCTCTTACCAGAAGTCCCAGTTCTGGTATCTTCACAATGCTGTGGCACCGTCCTCGCAGCGCTGTTGGCCGAGAGGGgattagaggaggaggagggggaggctgTAGGGCTTGTGTGTCTCTCCTTATTGGATGAGGGGCAGGAAGTGTGTCAGGAGACATGTGCAATGAGTCTGACGCGGGTCTGGATGTCCTGGCGGCACAGCGGGCACGTCTCTAACTGTAAGGCACACTCCATACACATACCACTGGAAGAAGATGGGGGGAAAAACATGAaggaagattttatttttcattcacagAAAATGCTTGACAGAAGAAAATCAGTTTAAGTATCAGTCTGACATGATTTACTAGAATAAGCTCAAATATCTTTGACCAATAGTCTGAATAGTTTGGGATTTTAAAGCATTGTCTGTCCAGACGCACACATACCCATGTCCACAGGGCCGCAGCTCCGTGTCAGCCATGACGTCACAACACAGCGTGCAGCAGTTGTCTCGGATGCTAACCTGCTTTAGTAAGGCCAGACGCCGGTGTctagaaaacatacaaaagcAGATAAATGTTTCTATTGACAGActtgtatttgaatatttttctccTGTGTAAAGTGGTGACAACTTCGCACTGTAGATCGTTATGATGTAGATACAATAGTAGCTTATATTGTACGTAATAATCTTAGGTCATGAGAccaattttaaaatgaataattaaataaagtttattcaaGGGCTATAGACCCTTCAAACTTAGCTGCAATAAGTAAGATTAATAGGGGGATTTCATTTTGGTGTTCCACCTCTAGAGTGCTGTGGATGCAGGGTCACAGCCATGGTTTATTTGAAAACCTTAAATTAAATAGAGCCAAGTGTTTACCACAAAACAGGTCTATTGTATAGTAGAACATTAGATAGTAAAGGCGATAAAAGACATATTGCACTGTTCATATCACTACATCTAGTTGGTGTTAATACAGTTATTTAACTagttattacattaaaaaagaagCCTAAAGAGCTGCTTCCATGCTGCCAACAAATTAATGAGTGATGAAAATGCTCCATGTATACCCCTAAAGACAAGTCATTTTTGTATCATGCCAAACCAACGTGCTGGACgctgagtgaaaacaaatgattcaCTAGTCGGAGGATGGTTGGGTAAGACAACAGATTACACACTCCTTTTCTCCTTTGTCAGAGTGCAGACCAGCTTCATGTCTCACCTGGGTAGAATGATCTTTTCACTGGGCAGCAGTGACGCAAAGTCGTTGAAGGTGCTGAACTTGACAGACGGTGGGTGACGAAAAGGCTTGGCCCCAAAGTTAAACTCACACTGCTGGTAGGACATAAAGCTGGCTGCCGCAAAGAAACCAGacctgacagacacagaggtgAAGGAAAGAAAGGGGTTCATTTGAGACAAGAAAGAAGAGGGAAATGCAAAGTTAAGaagggaggaaagagggaaaaagggaaggacagaaagagagagaacagaagTGGAGGGAGTATAACCATTGACACTAGAGAAGggtgattgtgtgtgtggacttACGTGGCCGAGGAGAAGACCTGTTTCTCTGGCGGCAGCTGATGTCCATTCAGATAGAAGATCATCTGCTTCTTGCTGAGGTCCAACAGGAAGCCAATAGCATCTCCTAAACAGGACATACATGCAACAGAATAAAGTCTTGGCCTGCTATTGTTACTATTATCCGTCCATGTGGGAGGTAAACCAGAGcctaaatgttggcagtgacAGCAGCGTGTGGGttctaaaaatcaaaaaatactccagagacattaaaaacaataaagcagTTTCTAAACAAATGAGTCAGACATTTAAAGGGAGGTGGTCCCTCTAATCTACTGTCCTAACTGACAACAATTATAATATTTCTTTCAagtatgtgtttctgtgtgtgtagagCATACCCTCCTTCCAGCAGGGGTGAGAATGAGGTTTACTGCGAGCGTTGTACCAGATGAGCTGCCTGCAGCCATCATACGCACATGAGTATTCATCGTCTCCTATCCCATAACCCTCCTGGAACACACGTACACATAAAATGCCAAACTGTACTACTGCAGACCAACAGAATGTGGAAAAGCTGAATAGTAAAGACACTGAGGATGAGTACATGGTTTAGGAACTTGCTGTCCTTGGTGGCCCATCCAATTTGCATCACTCCTGATGTAATGACTGTCACCTCGTAGTACCAAACGCCCGAATCCACGCAGAATGTACAACGGACGCTCTCAAAGGATGAGGCATCACATCGTGCCTGAGGAGGGGAGCAAAAAGATTCAGAAACTTTTAGATCTTTTACAGACAATTTATATAAGGCCAATCAGAGAATTAATGAGAAGGCATGCTTTTCCTAAATTAATCTGCTACATCCATGAATTCTGCCAAATGCGGTTATTCTCACAGTTTGCACACACAGACTAACCTCTAGTCCAGTGGGGGAGATCTTGAGGTACTCGCTGACATCGTTGCTGTTGAGCATGGCGTTGATATTGGCGAGGTTGACCTTCTCGTAGGTGAACTGACGACCCTCCTTTAGGACTGGACAACAGAGGAAATATGATGGTTTTCTTCTGTTACTAATGCAGACAAACGCCTCACTAAAGACACTGTTGTGTCTCTGTTAAAAGTGTCTGAGGCTACTCACACAGATTGTCAAGGCTCCACTGTGAGCAGAATCCGACCTGCCTCTTAAGATAGTCAGGCTGCTCTGCCCACGACTCAAGGACAGCAAGTCGATTGCTGATACACG
This sequence is a window from Pagrus major chromosome 8, Pma_NU_1.0. Protein-coding genes within it:
- the arl2bp gene encoding ADP-ribosylation factor-like protein 2-binding protein, producing the protein MDIQERNIGGCGDNNVEMIDMAEENLALSSSSAADTAFDAVIGCIENIIMEEEFQQLQQSFMEKHYLEFEDSDENKLSYTPIFNEYVDLLEKHLEQQLTMRIPGFNMNTFTELLMQHKEEVSGDIFDMLLTFIDFMAFKEMFLYYRNEKEGRGLDLSQGLVVTSLIPAGSQHTDSTGPQ
- the rspry1 gene encoding RING finger and SPRY domain-containing protein 1; the encoded protein is MIVAAWITYCACRSLAQVLLFLSTSNSLPPFWQTLATVVSGTGTMGNSCVCREDSDLEDHHHGSTRATRGQARRVDHATAAGVDAGEARSSRPRDPVRPPRRGRGPHEPRRKKQNVDGLVLDTLAVIRTLVDNDQEPPYSMITLHEMAETDDGWLEVVQSLIRVIPLDDPLGPAVITLLLDECPLPTKDALQKLSDMLSLSSAVARQDALIPAKHRNTTAVLGCLAEKLAGPASIGLLSPGTLEYLLESLSSEAHPTVMLFALIALEKFSQTSENKLTVSESCISNRLAVLESWAEQPDYLKRQVGFCSQWSLDNLFLKEGRQFTYEKVNLANINAMLNSNDVSEYLKISPTGLEARCDASSFESVRCTFCVDSGVWYYEVTVITSGVMQIGWATKDSKFLNHEGYGIGDDEYSCAYDGCRQLIWYNARSKPHSHPCWKEGDAIGFLLDLSKKQMIFYLNGHQLPPEKQVFSSATSGFFAAASFMSYQQCEFNFGAKPFRHPPSVKFSTFNDFASLLPSEKIILPRHRRLALLKQVSIRDNCCTLCCDVMADTELRPCGHGGMCMECALQLETCPLCRQDIQTRVRLIAHVS